A genomic window from Planococcus rifietoensis includes:
- the pnp gene encoding polyribonucleotide nucleotidyltransferase translates to MEQTKKVYTFDWAGRELKVEVGQLAKQANGAALIRYGDTAVLSTATASKSPKPLDFFPLTVNYEERQYAVGKIPGGFIKREGRPSEKATLISRLIDRPLRPLFPDGFRNEVQVISMVMSVDQDCPSEMAAMFGSSLALMISDIPFDGPIAGVIVGMVDGEYIINPTGEQMEKSSINLTVAGTKDAINMVEAGAKEVSEEVILEAIMFGHEEIKKLIAFQEEIAAEVAKEKSAVQLYELDADLTADLKTAVEADMNAAVQVNEKQARNEAIAAVRERALEAYADSEDDIKKQAGQVLDKMVKDEVRRLITDEKIRPDGRGPSEIRALSSEVGVLARTHGSGLFTRGQTQAMSICTLGALGDVQIIDGLGLEETKRFMHHYNFPLFSVGETGFLRGPGRREIGHGALGERALEAVIPNEKDFPYTIRLVSEVLESNGSTSQASICASTLAMMDAGVPIKAPVAGIAMGLVKKGENYTVLSDIQGMEDHLGDMDFKVAGTAEGVTALQMDIKIDGLSREILEEALTQAKIGRLHILESMIATINTPRTTLSKFAPKIIMVKINPDKIRDVIGPGGKVINKIIDETGVKIDTEQDGTIFISSVDEEMNAKAKAMIENIVREAKVGEYYEGAVKRIEKFGAFVELFPGKDGLLHISEIQEERTKEVEDVLKMGDIIKVKVIEIDRQGRVNLSRKTVLKEEKEAAEKA, encoded by the coding sequence ATGGAGCAAACAAAAAAGGTTTACACATTTGACTGGGCTGGCCGCGAACTGAAGGTTGAAGTCGGTCAACTGGCAAAACAAGCAAACGGAGCGGCATTGATCCGTTATGGCGATACAGCAGTGCTGTCCACTGCAACCGCATCAAAATCACCGAAGCCTTTGGATTTCTTCCCGCTGACGGTGAACTACGAAGAGCGCCAATACGCTGTCGGGAAAATCCCGGGCGGTTTCATTAAACGCGAAGGACGCCCATCCGAAAAAGCGACATTGATCAGCCGCTTGATCGACCGTCCGTTGCGCCCGTTATTCCCAGACGGATTCCGCAACGAAGTACAGGTCATTTCAATGGTTATGTCCGTCGACCAGGATTGCCCATCTGAAATGGCAGCAATGTTCGGGTCTTCCTTAGCATTGATGATTTCAGACATTCCATTTGACGGGCCGATCGCGGGCGTCATCGTCGGGATGGTTGATGGCGAGTACATCATCAACCCAACAGGCGAGCAAATGGAGAAAAGCTCGATCAACTTGACGGTTGCCGGTACGAAAGACGCCATCAATATGGTAGAAGCCGGTGCCAAAGAAGTGTCCGAAGAAGTGATTCTTGAAGCGATCATGTTCGGCCACGAAGAAATCAAGAAATTGATCGCTTTCCAGGAAGAGATCGCTGCAGAAGTAGCCAAAGAAAAATCAGCAGTTCAACTATACGAACTGGACGCTGACTTGACGGCTGATCTGAAAACAGCTGTGGAAGCAGACATGAATGCTGCCGTTCAAGTGAACGAAAAACAGGCACGCAATGAAGCCATTGCAGCTGTCCGCGAACGTGCGCTTGAAGCATACGCAGATTCGGAAGACGATATCAAGAAACAAGCGGGCCAAGTGCTCGATAAAATGGTCAAAGATGAAGTTCGTCGCCTGATTACCGATGAAAAGATTCGCCCGGACGGCCGCGGCCCATCTGAAATCCGTGCGCTTTCTTCTGAAGTTGGCGTCCTTGCGCGCACTCACGGCTCCGGCCTCTTTACACGCGGGCAAACGCAAGCGATGAGCATCTGTACGCTAGGCGCTCTCGGCGATGTGCAAATCATCGATGGCCTCGGCTTGGAAGAGACGAAGCGTTTTATGCACCATTATAATTTCCCGTTGTTCTCCGTTGGGGAAACCGGCTTCTTGCGCGGCCCCGGCCGACGCGAAATTGGCCACGGCGCTCTAGGTGAACGTGCGCTTGAAGCAGTCATTCCAAATGAGAAAGATTTCCCTTATACGATCCGCCTGGTCTCCGAGGTATTGGAATCGAACGGATCCACATCACAAGCAAGTATCTGTGCATCTACTTTGGCGATGATGGATGCAGGTGTGCCAATTAAAGCACCTGTTGCCGGAATCGCGATGGGCCTTGTGAAAAAAGGCGAGAACTACACGGTTCTTTCCGATATCCAAGGGATGGAAGACCATCTCGGCGATATGGACTTTAAAGTCGCTGGAACGGCAGAAGGCGTCACAGCCTTGCAGATGGATATCAAAATCGACGGCTTGTCCCGCGAGATCTTAGAAGAAGCATTGACGCAAGCGAAAATCGGCCGTTTGCACATTCTCGAATCGATGATTGCTACAATCAATACACCACGCACGACTTTGTCGAAATTTGCGCCGAAGATCATCATGGTGAAAATCAATCCGGATAAGATCCGTGACGTCATCGGGCCTGGCGGAAAAGTCATCAATAAAATCATTGATGAAACAGGCGTCAAGATTGATACCGAACAAGACGGCACGATTTTCATCTCTTCTGTTGATGAAGAAATGAACGCCAAAGCGAAAGCGATGATCGAGAATATCGTACGCGAAGCGAAAGTCGGCGAATATTACGAAGGCGCAGTCAAGCGCATCGAAAAATTCGGCGCATTCGTTGAATTGTTCCCTGGCAAAGACGGGCTTCTCCATATTTCTGAAATCCAGGAAGAGCGGACGAAAGAAGTGGAAGATGTCTTGAAGATGGGCGATATCATCAAAGTCAAAGTCATCGAAATCGACCGCCAAGGACGCGTCAACTTGTCCCGTAAAACGGTTTTGAAAGAAGAAAAAGAAGCAGCCGAAAAGGCTTGA
- the rpsO gene encoding 30S ribosomal protein S15, whose amino-acid sequence MAITQERKNELINEYKVHDTDTGSPEIQIAILTEDINNLNEHLRTHKKDHHSRRGLFKMVGRRRNLLKYLRENDVQRYRELIARLGLRR is encoded by the coding sequence ATGGCAATCACTCAAGAACGTAAAAATGAATTGATCAATGAATACAAAGTGCATGACACTGATACTGGTTCTCCAGAAATTCAGATCGCCATTCTTACAGAAGACATCAACAACTTGAACGAGCACTTGCGTACCCACAAGAAAGATCACCATTCACGTCGTGGTCTATTCAAAATGGTTGGACGCCGTCGTAACTTGCTTAAATACCTACGCGAGAACGATGTACAACGCTACCGTGAGTTAATCGCAAGACTTGGCCTACGCCGATAA
- the ribF gene encoding riboflavin biosynthesis protein RibF, which produces MKIIHLSYPHEMKAQEHGPLSMAIGFFDGVHRGHQKVIGTAIDKAQAGGMKSAVMTFDPHPSLVLGGRKEEVFYITPLGQKMEILQEMGVDICYIVRFTSEFAKLSPEQFIEHFIDGLGVKEVVAGFDFSFGYKGGGDMALMESYGNGRYHVTTVGKIEADNEKVSSTRIRHLLKDGFVEPVHHLLGRPYRISGTVVNGDKRGRTIGFPTANVEPELGTFVPKRGVYAVRIEVQGAYFDGVCNVGYKPTFNNPDVKNLVIEVHILDYDKSIYGEKVVVEWHKRIRDEQKFSGIDELKTQIGQDKNTAKQYFEV; this is translated from the coding sequence ATGAAAATCATTCACTTGAGTTACCCTCACGAGATGAAAGCACAAGAACACGGCCCGCTGTCGATGGCAATCGGCTTTTTTGACGGCGTTCACCGCGGGCACCAGAAAGTGATCGGCACCGCAATCGACAAGGCGCAAGCAGGCGGAATGAAATCCGCTGTTATGACCTTCGACCCGCATCCATCGCTCGTGCTCGGCGGCCGGAAAGAAGAAGTTTTCTATATCACGCCGCTTGGCCAGAAGATGGAGATTTTGCAGGAGATGGGCGTAGACATCTGCTATATCGTCCGATTCACTTCAGAGTTTGCCAAACTTTCCCCTGAACAATTTATCGAGCACTTCATCGATGGCCTCGGTGTCAAAGAAGTCGTTGCAGGTTTCGATTTTTCGTTCGGCTATAAAGGCGGCGGGGATATGGCGTTGATGGAATCATACGGAAATGGCAGGTATCATGTCACGACTGTCGGCAAAATCGAAGCGGACAATGAAAAAGTCAGTTCGACGCGAATCCGGCATCTGTTGAAAGATGGTTTCGTTGAGCCGGTGCATCATCTGCTCGGCAGGCCGTACCGGATTTCCGGGACGGTCGTCAACGGCGACAAGCGCGGGCGGACGATCGGCTTTCCGACGGCGAACGTCGAACCAGAACTCGGGACATTCGTTCCAAAACGCGGCGTCTATGCTGTACGGATTGAAGTCCAAGGCGCCTACTTCGACGGCGTCTGCAATGTCGGCTACAAGCCGACATTCAACAATCCCGATGTCAAAAACCTGGTCATCGAGGTCCATATCCTGGATTACGATAAGTCGATTTACGGTGAAAAAGTCGTCGTTGAATGGCATAAGCGCATACGCGACGAACAGAAATTTTCCGGCATCGATGAACTGAAAACCCAAATCGGGCAGGACAAAAATACCGCAAAGCAATATTTCGAAGTATAA
- the truB gene encoding tRNA pseudouridine(55) synthase TruB gives MEPNGILPLWKEPGMTSHDCVFRLRKILKTKKVGHTGTLDPQVDGVLPICLGRSTKVAEYITDQGKTYEAEVMIGLSTETEDAEGAIVEQDASDKTISREQLEDVLQSLTGDIKQIPPMYSAVKVNGRKLYEYARKGETVERPVRTVHIDSIELLDEEDSWQGQHIRFRIRIRCGKGTYIRTLAVQIGEALGYPAHMSRLTRTQSGSFSKEQCVTLAEVEEIAQNGDIGSILQPLAYGLSAFPFEEITPDLLFGIKNGQVLEEHPVLKTEPFVVFTYQGRPAALYKRHPDKPGKMKPEKMFGFPPTDEV, from the coding sequence ATGGAACCAAATGGGATTCTTCCATTATGGAAAGAGCCGGGCATGACATCGCATGATTGTGTTTTCCGCTTGCGGAAAATCTTGAAAACAAAAAAAGTCGGGCATACCGGGACACTTGATCCCCAAGTCGACGGCGTATTGCCGATTTGCCTCGGACGATCGACCAAAGTGGCAGAGTATATCACTGATCAAGGAAAAACCTACGAAGCGGAAGTAATGATCGGACTTTCAACGGAAACGGAAGATGCAGAAGGCGCAATAGTTGAACAGGACGCGAGTGATAAAACGATTTCACGAGAGCAGCTTGAAGATGTACTGCAAAGCTTGACCGGTGACATTAAACAAATCCCGCCGATGTATTCTGCCGTCAAAGTGAACGGCAGAAAACTTTATGAATATGCGCGCAAAGGCGAAACGGTGGAGCGGCCGGTGCGGACTGTGCATATTGACTCAATCGAATTATTGGATGAAGAGGACAGTTGGCAAGGACAACATATCCGTTTCCGCATCCGCATCCGTTGCGGAAAAGGCACCTATATCCGAACGCTTGCCGTCCAGATCGGGGAAGCACTTGGCTATCCGGCCCATATGTCACGACTCACGCGCACGCAATCGGGCAGTTTTTCGAAAGAACAATGTGTGACGCTTGCCGAAGTGGAGGAAATTGCGCAAAATGGGGATATCGGTTCTATTTTGCAGCCCCTTGCCTATGGCTTAAGTGCGTTTCCTTTCGAAGAAATCACGCCGGATTTATTGTTCGGCATTAAAAACGGCCAAGTTCTCGAGGAGCATCCGGTCTTGAAGACGGAACCATTCGTCGTTTTCACCTATCAAGGCAGACCGGCAGCGTTGTATAAACGGCATCCGGATAAGCCGGGCAAAATGAAACCCGAAAAAATGTTTGGATTTCCTCCAACGGACGAGGTGTAG
- the rbfA gene encoding 30S ribosome-binding factor RbfA — protein MSSMRSNRVAEQMKKELGDIIGRKLKDPRIGFVTVTDVEVTGDLQQATVYISVLGDDKEKEQTLLGLAKSKGFIRSEIGQRIRLRKTPELAFEIDSSVAYGNRIESLLRDIKDPTEE, from the coding sequence ATGTCATCAATGCGCTCGAATCGTGTAGCTGAGCAGATGAAAAAAGAGCTCGGCGATATTATCGGCAGAAAACTGAAAGACCCACGCATCGGATTTGTCACAGTGACAGATGTCGAAGTGACGGGCGACCTTCAGCAGGCAACCGTCTATATTAGCGTGCTGGGCGATGACAAGGAAAAAGAGCAAACTTTGCTCGGCCTTGCCAAGTCCAAAGGATTCATCCGCTCGGAAATCGGGCAGCGAATCCGTTTGCGCAAGACTCCTGAATTGGCGTTTGAAATCGATTCGTCTGTCGCATACGGCAATCGGATTGAATCATTGCTGCGGGATATCAAAGATCCAACAGAGGAATAA
- a CDS encoding DUF503 domain-containing protein: protein MILSMECEFFIPTAHSLKDKRAVVKSMLTRTKQKFNVSAAEVDHQEVWQRTRLAFVTVSSSKEAAEREMEHVLRYLESNPSWECMEIEKEYL from the coding sequence ATGATCCTTTCGATGGAATGCGAATTTTTCATCCCTACCGCGCATTCATTGAAAGATAAACGTGCAGTCGTCAAAAGCATGCTGACCCGCACAAAACAGAAATTTAATGTATCGGCGGCGGAAGTTGATCACCAGGAAGTTTGGCAGCGCACGCGCCTCGCGTTCGTCACGGTGTCTTCGTCAAAAGAAGCAGCGGAGCGTGAAATGGAGCATGTGCTGCGCTACCTGGAAAGCAATCCGTCGTGGGAATGCATGGAAATAGAGAAAGAATATTTGTAA
- the infB gene encoding translation initiation factor IF-2, translated as MTKIRVHEYAKKVNKPSKDIIDELSKMNIKVNNHMATLEDTAVTKLDGIYKKPAQGNRAQGSQSRPQGQNQRRGQSGQGSQGGQNRTQGGQSRTQGGQSRPQSGQGQNRTGGQSSQGGQNRTQGSQNRTPSAQQGTSQAGRGSNFTPKAAKPAPGPGQRGRSNGPGRGGQNRNRKGKQQRPVNPMPPMPKREKELPSKITFSESLTVGDLAKKLGREPSEIIKKLFMLGVMATINQELDKDAIELVCAEYDVEVEEEILVDKTDLEVYFEPEEEAKKEERPSVVTIMGHVDHGKTTLLDSIRHTKVTAGEAGGITQHIGAYQVEEDGKKITFLDTPGHAAFTTMRARGAKVTDIAIIVVAADDGVMPQTVEAINHAKAAEVPIIIAVNKMDKPSANPDRVMQELTEHGLVPEAWGGDTIFVPLSALTGDGIDTLLEMILLVSEVGELKANPGRRAIGTVIEAELDKGRGSVATLLVQDGTLHVGDPIVVGNTFGRVRAMVNDLGRRVKTAGPSTPVEITGLSDVPQAGDRFVVFEDEKTARQIGEARSATALQEMRSEKNRVTLDNLFDQLKQGEMKELNLIVKADVQGTVEAMAASLLKIDVEGVNVKVIHTGAGAITESDVSLAAASNAIIIGFNVRPDVNAKRAADAEGVDIRLHRIIYKVIEEIEAAMKGLLDPEFEEKIIGQAEIRSTFKVSKVGTIAGSYVTEGKITRDSGVRVIREGIVVFEGEIDTLKRFKDDAKEVAKGYECGVTIKNFNDVKEGDIIEAYIMEEIERK; from the coding sequence ATGACCAAAATTCGAGTACATGAATACGCGAAAAAAGTAAATAAACCGAGCAAAGACATCATCGACGAATTGTCAAAAATGAATATTAAAGTCAATAACCACATGGCGACATTAGAGGATACTGCTGTAACGAAATTGGACGGCATTTATAAAAAACCTGCACAAGGAAACCGTGCTCAAGGTTCACAATCCCGCCCACAAGGCCAAAACCAGCGCCGTGGGCAAAGCGGACAAGGCAGCCAAGGCGGCCAAAACCGTACGCAAGGCGGCCAATCCCGTACGCAAGGCGGCCAATCCCGTCCCCAAAGCGGACAAGGCCAGAACCGCACAGGCGGACAAAGCAGCCAGGGCGGACAAAACCGCACACAAGGCAGCCAGAACCGTACGCCATCCGCGCAGCAAGGAACGAGCCAAGCAGGGCGCGGTTCCAACTTTACGCCAAAAGCTGCAAAACCGGCTCCAGGACCAGGCCAACGCGGCCGTTCGAACGGTCCGGGGCGCGGCGGGCAAAACCGCAACCGTAAAGGCAAACAGCAGCGTCCGGTGAATCCGATGCCGCCAATGCCGAAGAGAGAAAAAGAATTGCCGTCAAAAATCACATTCAGTGAATCTTTGACTGTTGGCGATTTGGCGAAAAAACTCGGACGCGAGCCTTCAGAAATCATCAAAAAATTGTTCATGCTAGGTGTTATGGCAACCATCAACCAAGAGTTGGATAAAGATGCCATTGAACTTGTCTGTGCAGAATACGATGTGGAAGTAGAAGAAGAAATCTTGGTCGATAAAACCGATTTGGAAGTCTACTTCGAACCTGAAGAAGAAGCCAAAAAAGAAGAACGCCCATCTGTTGTCACGATCATGGGACACGTCGACCACGGGAAAACGACTTTGCTGGACTCGATTCGCCACACGAAAGTGACAGCTGGAGAAGCAGGCGGGATCACACAGCATATTGGCGCATACCAAGTCGAAGAAGACGGCAAGAAAATCACGTTCCTGGATACACCAGGCCACGCAGCGTTTACGACGATGCGTGCGCGCGGTGCGAAAGTAACGGATATTGCCATTATTGTTGTTGCTGCTGACGACGGCGTCATGCCGCAGACAGTGGAAGCGATCAACCATGCAAAAGCTGCAGAAGTTCCAATCATCATCGCAGTCAATAAAATGGATAAACCGTCCGCTAACCCGGACCGCGTCATGCAGGAATTGACCGAGCACGGTCTTGTACCTGAAGCATGGGGCGGCGATACGATTTTCGTACCGCTTTCCGCATTGACTGGAGACGGCATTGATACACTTCTCGAAATGATCTTGCTAGTTTCTGAAGTCGGGGAATTGAAAGCGAATCCTGGCCGCCGTGCAATCGGTACGGTCATTGAAGCGGAGCTGGATAAAGGCCGCGGATCTGTCGCGACTTTGCTCGTGCAGGATGGTACTTTGCATGTCGGCGACCCAATCGTTGTCGGCAATACGTTTGGACGCGTCCGTGCGATGGTCAACGATCTTGGGCGCCGCGTGAAAACAGCTGGCCCGTCAACGCCTGTCGAAATCACTGGACTGAGTGATGTACCGCAAGCAGGCGATCGTTTCGTTGTCTTTGAAGACGAGAAAACGGCCCGTCAAATCGGGGAAGCGCGTTCGGCTACAGCCTTGCAGGAAATGCGTTCTGAGAAGAACCGCGTTACTTTGGATAACTTGTTCGACCAATTGAAGCAAGGCGAAATGAAAGAGTTGAACTTGATCGTTAAAGCTGACGTTCAAGGGACAGTAGAAGCCATGGCTGCTTCACTCTTGAAAATCGATGTAGAAGGCGTCAACGTAAAAGTCATCCACACAGGCGCCGGAGCGATCACGGAATCCGATGTATCACTAGCGGCAGCATCAAATGCCATCATCATCGGCTTCAACGTGCGCCCGGATGTCAACGCCAAGCGCGCAGCAGATGCAGAAGGCGTCGATATCCGCTTGCACCGCATCATCTATAAAGTGATCGAAGAAATCGAAGCGGCGATGAAAGGCCTCTTGGACCCAGAGTTCGAAGAGAAAATCATCGGCCAAGCGGAAATCCGCAGTACGTTCAAAGTGTCTAAAGTGGGGACAATTGCCGGTAGCTATGTAACTGAAGGCAAAATCACCCGCGATAGCGGCGTACGCGTCATCCGTGAGGGCATCGTTGTCTTTGAAGGTGAGATCGATACGTTGAAACGCTTCAAAGATGATGCGAAAGAAGTCGCAAAAGGCTACGAATGTGGCGTGACAATCAAAAACTTCAACGATGTTAAAGAAGGCGACATCATCGAAGCCTACATCATGGAAGAAATCGAACGAAAATGA
- a CDS encoding YlxQ family RNA-binding protein, producing MNKEKILQFLGLATRARKLVTGEELVISEVRRGNAKLVIVAEDASENTRKKLHDKCNSYNVPVRIGASRYEIGHAIGKEARVVLAITDNGFAKKMTSLFDEN from the coding sequence ATGAATAAAGAAAAAATCCTGCAGTTTTTAGGGCTTGCCACACGTGCGCGCAAACTGGTGACCGGTGAAGAACTGGTCATCAGCGAAGTGCGCCGAGGCAACGCAAAATTAGTCATTGTGGCTGAAGATGCGTCTGAAAACACAAGAAAAAAACTGCACGATAAATGCAATTCCTATAACGTGCCAGTGCGCATAGGCGCCAGCCGCTATGAGATTGGGCACGCAATAGGAAAAGAAGCACGCGTCGTTCTGGCGATTACCGATAACGGTTTTGCCAAGAAAATGACGAGCTTGTTTGACGAAAACTAA
- the rnpM gene encoding RNase P modulator RnpM produces MAMQKKIPLRKCVATGEMHPKKEMIRVVRSKEGEVFVDLTGKKSGRGAYVSKSEDAIELARKKKVLDKQLEVKVPGEIYEELVHAVRREQLKS; encoded by the coding sequence TTGGCTATGCAAAAGAAAATTCCGCTGAGAAAATGTGTCGCGACCGGTGAAATGCATCCGAAAAAGGAAATGATCCGCGTCGTGCGTTCCAAAGAGGGAGAAGTATTCGTTGATCTTACCGGCAAAAAGTCAGGTAGAGGCGCATATGTTTCCAAATCGGAAGATGCCATCGAATTGGCACGTAAAAAGAAGGTTTTGGACAAGCAGCTTGAAGTGAAAGTTCCAGGCGAAATCTACGAAGAGCTCGTCCATGCCGTACGCAGAGAGCAGCTGAAATCATGA
- the nusA gene encoding transcription termination factor NusA codes for MSSELLDALEVLEKQKGISRDVLIEAIEAALVTAYKRNFNQAQNVRVDLNLDTGTMLVYSRKDVVEEVEDDRLQISLEDAHALNPVYEIGDIVEEEVTPRNFGRIAAQTAKQVVTQRVREAERGLIFEEYVDRADDIVNGIVERMDARNLYVGLGKVEAVLPQTEQMPNESYQPHDRIKVYITKVERTTRGPQVFVSRTHPGLLRRLFENEVPEIYDGIVEIKSIAREAGDRSKISVHANDEEVDPVGSCVGSRGGRVQTIVNELGGEKIDIVEWSEDPVVFVANALSPSKVLDVQVSEDDKSTTVVVPDYQLSLAIGKRGQNARLAAKLTGWKIDIKSETDARELGIYPPEGTVIVKSDAENDTDDFDFYDEEE; via the coding sequence ATGAGCAGTGAGCTATTGGATGCTTTAGAAGTGTTAGAGAAACAAAAAGGTATATCACGTGACGTGCTGATCGAAGCGATCGAAGCAGCGCTTGTCACAGCCTATAAGCGCAATTTCAACCAAGCGCAGAACGTCCGCGTCGATTTGAACCTCGATACCGGGACGATGCTTGTCTACTCCCGCAAAGACGTTGTCGAAGAAGTCGAAGATGACCGCCTGCAAATCTCATTGGAAGATGCGCATGCACTTAACCCGGTTTATGAAATCGGCGACATCGTGGAAGAGGAAGTCACGCCGCGCAACTTCGGCCGAATCGCTGCCCAAACGGCGAAACAAGTCGTCACGCAGCGTGTGCGCGAAGCAGAGCGCGGGTTGATCTTTGAGGAGTATGTCGACCGTGCAGATGATATCGTCAACGGTATCGTTGAACGCATGGACGCCCGCAACCTGTATGTCGGTTTAGGCAAAGTTGAAGCGGTATTGCCGCAGACGGAACAAATGCCGAATGAAAGCTACCAGCCACATGACCGCATCAAGGTCTACATTACTAAAGTCGAACGCACGACTCGTGGCCCGCAAGTGTTCGTATCACGGACTCATCCAGGGCTTTTGCGCCGTTTGTTCGAGAACGAAGTGCCGGAAATCTATGACGGCATCGTCGAAATCAAATCGATTGCGCGTGAAGCGGGAGACCGTTCGAAAATCTCTGTCCACGCAAACGATGAAGAAGTGGATCCAGTTGGTTCATGCGTCGGATCACGAGGCGGCCGCGTGCAAACAATCGTCAACGAACTTGGCGGCGAGAAAATCGATATCGTGGAATGGTCGGAAGATCCAGTCGTCTTCGTAGCGAATGCGCTCAGCCCATCCAAAGTGTTAGATGTGCAAGTGAGTGAAGACGATAAATCGACGACAGTCGTCGTACCTGATTACCAATTGTCTCTTGCGATCGGCAAACGCGGGCAAAATGCGCGGTTGGCGGCGAAATTGACAGGGTGGAAAATTGATATCAAGAGTGAAACGGATGCCCGTGAACTAGGGATTTATCCGCCTGAGGGCACAGTAATCGTGAAGTCGGATGCTGAAAATGATACAGATGACTTTGATTTTTACGACGAAGAAGAATAA
- the rimP gene encoding ribosome maturation factor RimP: MSKITEQIEAMAQPIIDELELELVDVEFVKEGKNWFLRVYVDNPQEPIDIDQCAIVSERLSEELDATDPIEQNYFLEVSSPGAERPLKKEKDFEKALENFIYIKTYEPVEDAKEFEGYLKSYDEEQVEIEIKIKTRRKTISIPRNKIAMIRLAIDFSAS, encoded by the coding sequence ATGAGCAAAATTACTGAACAAATTGAAGCAATGGCACAACCGATCATCGATGAGCTGGAACTTGAACTGGTAGATGTCGAGTTTGTGAAAGAAGGAAAGAACTGGTTCTTGCGCGTTTATGTGGACAATCCACAGGAGCCGATTGATATCGATCAATGCGCAATCGTCAGCGAACGCTTGAGCGAAGAACTCGATGCAACCGATCCGATCGAGCAAAACTATTTCCTCGAAGTATCTTCACCGGGTGCAGAACGTCCGTTGAAAAAAGAAAAAGATTTCGAAAAAGCGTTGGAAAACTTCATCTATATTAAAACGTACGAGCCGGTGGAAGACGCTAAAGAATTCGAAGGTTACTTGAAGTCATATGATGAAGAACAAGTGGAGATCGAGATCAAGATCAAGACCCGTAGAAAAACCATCAGCATCCCGAGAAATAAAATTGCCATGATTCGTCTGGCGATCGATTTTTCTGCAAGCTGA